In the genome of Candidatus Thorarchaeota archaeon, one region contains:
- a CDS encoding right-handed parallel beta-helix repeat-containing protein — MIWITPTALHSSINTDVDEGLQSGFQFKPTYIEHTPIVITDNSNFSALGFSGSGTSNDPYIIVNLNITNSANCIDIRDTDAYFVIRGCLLSGDGTNNGVYLENVTHGMITRNLISAKNNGVGFYSSSQNNIIRNNTLIKNYYGVVISSADNNTIDNNTVTQNEWGGIFLSYSDYSKVINNQINNNSDDGLSLTHSDYATIINNTINDNSHKGIEVQYSVNSMIRNNTILHNSDQGIYLYFISTDSWVVNNTLALNEVGVDIASANDNHVVNNTISRNPHGGILVQFSYNETLQNNILDHNGIVIEGSMSYSWSHTIGMDNLINGLPVGYFANLTGGVIDGPKYAQVILANCDGVTVQDGTYANVTIGIQLGFSTNCDIINNTLTDNSGYGISTEQGDNDSIVNNTLIGNSDDAIHMDGSRYMVIANNTISQNLATGISLSGTQSIVIGNNTITHNSYGISFSSTNDCLIGNNTITSNSHNGLQFSTVCDNNTVENNTISDNSGNGITISSYADNNRIIRNTITNNHLSGFYSSSNVGNDLINNTITDNDIDGIVFSSSCNSSTVFGNVITHNGGTGIRVGSQSNASMFYENVLAWNTVNAQDNGLANQWNSTTGNYWSGYGGVGLYAIPGTAGSVDYHPQLWPPDTDAPVINHPADLIYTEGETSNSITWTPADVHPYEYVVYRNQALLVQDSWDGSAITVNVDGLGLGVYNFTIVVSDVVENQVVDTVFVTVIDDILPLIDHPSDLSYVEGALGQSITWTPSDLHPSSYEVYRNSTLLYSGSWDGSSITVNVEFLSKGVYNYTLIVFDSSGNKASDCVMVTVTASTTTTTTTTTTTTTTTTTTTPTTPTTTTTGTSIPTTPSSIDLLLVVVIVETVGIIVIIVILFIRYRQQ, encoded by the coding sequence TTGATTTGGATTACTCCTACTGCATTGCACTCCTCAATAAATACCGATGTTGATGAGGGATTGCAATCGGGATTCCAATTCAAGCCAACATACATAGAGCACACGCCGATAGTTATTACAGATAATTCGAACTTTAGCGCACTCGGATTCTCTGGTAGTGGAACCTCAAATGATCCCTATATTATAGTGAATCTGAATATCACGAATAGTGCAAATTGCATAGACATACGTGATACTGACGCTTACTTTGTGATTCGCGGCTGCCTGTTAAGTGGCGATGGTACAAACAATGGAGTGTACCTTGAAAATGTGACTCATGGCATGATCACGCGGAACCTCATCTCTGCTAAGAATAATGGGGTTGGTTTCTATTCATCGAGCCAAAATAATATAATACGTAATAATACGCTCATCAAGAATTATTACGGAGTAGTAATTTCTTCGGCCGACAATAATACCATAGATAACAATACTGTCACACAAAATGAGTGGGGTGGCATATTTCTCTCGTACTCGGATTACAGTAAAGTAATTAATAATCAAATCAACAATAATTCTGACGATGGTCTCTCTCTCACGCATTCAGACTATGCCACAATTATTAATAATACTATCAACGATAATTCACACAAAGGAATAGAAGTTCAATACTCGGTCAACAGTATGATCCGCAACAATACGATCCTTCATAATTCTGACCAAGGGATTTACCTTTACTTCATATCGACTGATAGTTGGGTTGTCAACAACACACTTGCTCTGAACGAAGTTGGTGTGGATATTGCCTCGGCTAACGATAATCACGTGGTCAACAATACCATCTCGCGGAATCCACACGGTGGTATTCTTGTCCAATTTTCTTATAATGAGACCTTACAAAATAATATTCTTGATCATAACGGGATTGTTATCGAAGGTTCAATGTCATACTCGTGGTCTCATACAATTGGAATGGACAATCTGATCAATGGGCTTCCGGTGGGATACTTCGCGAATCTCACAGGAGGAGTGATCGATGGCCCCAAATATGCTCAGGTCATTCTGGCAAATTGTGATGGCGTGACCGTACAGGATGGGACATATGCCAATGTGACTATTGGTATCCAGCTCGGATTCTCCACGAACTGTGACATTATCAACAATACTCTCACTGACAATTCCGGATATGGGATCTCCACTGAACAGGGGGACAATGATTCAATCGTAAATAACACCCTCATTGGTAATTCCGATGACGCGATCCACATGGACGGTTCAAGGTACATGGTGATAGCAAACAATACTATCTCACAAAACTTGGCAACAGGGATCTCCCTCTCTGGTACACAAAGCATTGTGATAGGTAACAACACCATCACTCACAATTCTTATGGGATCTCGTTTAGCTCGACAAATGATTGTTTGATCGGCAATAACACGATTACTAGTAATTCGCATAATGGCCTTCAGTTCTCCACTGTCTGTGACAATAATACCGTTGAAAACAACACAATATCTGACAACAGCGGGAATGGCATCACGATCAGTAGCTACGCGGATAATAACAGAATTATTAGAAACACAATCACAAATAATCATCTCAGTGGATTTTATTCCAGTTCCAACGTAGGTAATGATCTAATAAATAATACAATTACTGATAATGATATTGATGGGATCGTGTTCAGCAGCTCCTGTAACTCAAGTACTGTATTTGGCAATGTCATTACCCACAATGGTGGCACGGGAATTAGGGTGGGCTCACAATCAAATGCAAGCATGTTCTATGAGAATGTCCTTGCTTGGAACACCGTTAATGCCCAAGATAATGGTCTTGCTAACCAGTGGAATTCCACTACCGGAAACTACTGGTCCGGGTATGGTGGTGTGGGGCTGTACGCTATTCCGGGAACTGCGGGGAGTGTTGACTACCATCCACAGTTATGGCCTCCGGATACTGATGCTCCGGTGATCAATCATCCTGCTGATCTAATCTACACTGAGGGTGAGACCAGTAACTCCATCACATGGACACCAGCTGATGTGCACCCCTATGAGTACGTAGTCTATAGAAATCAGGCTCTACTTGTCCAAGATAGTTGGGATGGAAGTGCTATTACCGTAAATGTGGACGGTCTAGGACTTGGAGTGTATAACTTCACGATAGTGGTCTCAGATGTGGTTGAGAATCAAGTTGTCGATACGGTCTTCGTGACTGTTATTGATGATATCTTGCCGCTGATCGATCACCCCTCGGATCTCTCATATGTGGAAGGGGCCTTGGGCCAGAGCATCACATGGACTCCCTCTGATCTGCACCCCTCCAGCTACGAAGTCTACCGTAATAGCACGTTACTGTATTCTGGCAGTTGGGACGGATCTTCCATCACTGTGAATGTAGAGTTCTTGAGCAAAGGCGTGTATAACTATACGCTGATCGTGTTTGATAGTTCTGGGAATAAAGCCTCAGACTGCGTAATGGTAACAGTGACAGCCAGTACTACCACGACGACTACTACGACAACAACAACTACTACAACGACCACCACTACGACGCCAACCACGCCAACCACGACAACAACAGGTACCTCAATACCGACTACACCCTCTTCGATAGATCTATTGCTTGTGGTCGTCATTGTTGAAACTGTGGGAATTATTGTGATTATCGTGATTCTCTTCATTCGCTATCGACAGCAATGA
- the pfkA gene encoding 6-phosphofructokinase, translating to MMQIGVLTSGGDSPGMNAAVRAIVRVGIYRGCEVYGIRGGFQGLLDKDFHKLEARSVANIIHRGGTVLSTGRSEEFRTEEGQKKAAKILTEEGFDALIAIGGNGTMQALKKLEQYWDGRIIGLPGTIDNDVYGTDFSIGFDTAVNNAIDAIDKIRDTAQSFDRIFLIEVMGRHSGAIALHVGIACGAEAILVPETPTDLEEIVNCVVKGRRRGKGFVFIVIAEGDEAGNAVEISRKMSKLVGETCRVSVLGYIQRGGNPTRQDRILATKLGAAAIGRILDGKTGVMLGVIDNKIVETPLEDTYTKRKEIDKELLDLVAPLSI from the coding sequence ATTATGCAAATCGGAGTCTTAACCAGTGGTGGCGACAGCCCCGGAATGAATGCTGCAGTCCGGGCGATCGTACGAGTTGGAATCTACAGGGGTTGTGAGGTCTACGGGATTCGTGGTGGTTTCCAAGGTCTCCTCGACAAAGACTTCCACAAGTTAGAGGCGAGGTCCGTAGCCAACATCATCCACCGAGGGGGAACCGTCCTCTCGACAGGCCGCTCGGAAGAATTCCGAACCGAGGAGGGCCAGAAGAAGGCTGCAAAAATCCTAACCGAGGAGGGCTTTGATGCTCTCATTGCGATTGGTGGCAACGGCACCATGCAGGCCCTCAAGAAGCTGGAGCAGTACTGGGATGGACGGATCATCGGTCTCCCCGGGACTATCGACAACGATGTCTATGGCACGGACTTCAGCATTGGGTTTGATACGGCGGTCAACAACGCTATCGACGCAATAGACAAGATCCGAGATACTGCTCAGTCGTTTGACAGAATCTTTCTGATCGAGGTGATGGGACGACACTCAGGGGCGATCGCACTCCATGTGGGTATCGCATGTGGAGCCGAGGCCATTCTCGTTCCCGAGACCCCAACAGACCTCGAGGAGATCGTGAACTGTGTAGTCAAGGGACGCAGGCGAGGAAAGGGTTTTGTGTTCATAGTGATCGCGGAGGGCGACGAGGCGGGGAACGCCGTAGAAATCAGCCGAAAGATGTCCAAGCTCGTGGGTGAGACCTGTAGGGTTTCCGTCTTAGGCTATATCCAACGAGGAGGAAATCCCACCCGGCAGGATAGGATTCTTGCCACCAAGTTGGGCGCAGCGGCAATCGGTCGAATCCTTGACGGAAAGACGGGAGTCATGCTTGGAGTTATCGACAACAAGATCGTGGAGACCCCTCTTGAAGACACGTACACAAAGAGAAAGGAAATCGATAAGGAACTCTTAGACCTCGTGGCACCGCTCTCGATCTAG